A genomic stretch from Bos javanicus breed banteng chromosome 3, ARS-OSU_banteng_1.0, whole genome shotgun sequence includes:
- the UROD gene encoding uroporphyrinogen decarboxylase has protein sequence MEAKESRPQGFPELKNDTFLRAAWGEETDYTPVWCMRQAGRYLPEFRETRAAQDFFSTCRSPEACCELTLQPLRRFPLDAAIIFSDILVVPQALGMEVTMVPGKGPSFPEPLREERDLERLQDPATVASELGYVFQAITLTRQRLAGRVPLIGFAGAPWTLMTYMVEGGGSSTMSQAKRWLYQRPQASHQLLRILTDALVPYLVGQVAAGAQALQLFESHAGHLGPQLFSKFALPYIRDVSKRVKAGLQEAGLAPVPMIIFAKDGHFALEELAQAGYEVVGLDWTVAPEKARERVGKTVTLQGNLDPCALYASEEEIGKLVQQMLNDFGPQRYIANLGHGLYPDMDPEHVGAFVDAVHKHSCLLRQN, from the exons ATGGAGGCGAAAGAGTCTAG ACCTCAGGGTTTTCCGGAGCTTAAGAATGACACCTTCCTGCGAGCAGCGTGGGGAGAAGAAACAGACTACACTCCTGTTTGGTGCATGCGGCAGGCAGGACGCTACTTACCAG AGTTTAGGGAAACTCGGGCTGCCCAGGACTTTTTCAGCACCTGTCGCTCCCCAGAAGCCTGCTGTGAACTTACCCTGCAG CCACTGCGTCGCTTCCCTCTGGATGCTGCCATCATCTTCTCCGACATCCTTGTCGTACCCCAG GCACTGGGCATGGAGGTGACCATGGTGCCTGGCAAAGGGCCCAGCTTCCCAGAACCATTAAGAGAAGAGCGGGACTTAGAGCGCCTCCAGGATCCAGCAACAGTGGCCTCTGAGCTGGGCTATGTGTTCCAGGCCATCACCCTCACTCGACAGCGGCTGGCTGGGCGTGTGCCACTGATTGGCTTTGCTGGTGCCCCG TGGACTCTGATGACATACATGGTTGAGGGTGGCGGCTCAAGCACCATGTCTCAGGCCAAGCGCTGGCTTTACCAGAGACCACAAGCCAGTCACCAGCTGCTTCGCATCCTCACTGATGCTCTTGTCCCTTATCTGGTGGGACAAGTGGCTGCTGGTGCCCAG GCATTGCAGCTCTTTGAGTCCCATGCAGGGCATCTTGGCCCACAACTCTTCAGTAAGTTTGCACTGCCCTACATCCGTGATGTGTCCAAGCGAGTGAAGGCCGGGCTGCAGGAGGCAGGCCTGGCACCAGTGCCCATG ATCATCTTTGCTAAGGATGGACATTTTGCCCTGGAGGAGCTGGCCCAGGCTGGCTACGAGGTGGTTGGGCTTGACTGGACAGTGGCCCCCGAGAAAGCCCG GGAACGCGTGGGAAAGACGGTGACCCTGCAGGGCAACCTGGACCCCTGTGCCCTGTATGCATCTGAG GAGGAGATTGGGAAGCTGGTGCAGCAGATGCTGAATGACTTTGGGCCACAGCGCTACATTGCCAACCTGGGCCATGGACTTTACCCTGACATGGACCCGGAACATGTGGGAGCCTTTGTGGATGCCGTGCACAAACACTCTTGCCTACTTCGACAGAATTGA